The following coding sequences lie in one Chitinophagaceae bacterium genomic window:
- a CDS encoding thiamine pyrophosphate-binding protein, which produces MKEIESKFNPDLKLIGRIEIILKALLMEKYEKKVLRRFLGLQERFQLLYNYDDGLIMSPINIIKCINEYINAGILISDIGYYRHHTIIFSAPETHRSFFTDSGLSSFGSGLPSAAAAKLIDKDRRVVLVCGDGGFHSGSCDLETLVRNKIHIIIVILNNSSFELIKLYQKQGKPDISNQNILNFSKVDFALIAEANGCTGVKVNSIEHLKNILENYNDDCTLVLDVPFKYSEQDTFKESF; this is translated from the coding sequence ATGAAGGAAATCGAAAGTAAGTTTAATCCTGACCTGAAATTAATTGGGCGTATCGAAATAATTCTGAAAGCACTTTTGATGGAAAAATATGAAAAGAAGGTTTTAAGGAGATTTTTAGGACTGCAAGAAAGATTTCAACTACTCTATAATTATGACGATGGATTAATAATGTCACCAATCAATATTATTAAATGTATTAATGAATATATAAATGCGGGCATTTTAATTTCTGATATTGGCTATTACAGACATCATACAATAATTTTTTCAGCACCCGAGACCCATCGTAGTTTTTTTACTGATTCCGGGTTATCCAGCTTTGGAAGCGGCTTGCCATCAGCTGCTGCAGCAAAGCTGATTGATAAAGATAGAAGAGTAGTGTTAGTTTGCGGGGACGGTGGGTTTCATTCCGGAAGTTGTGATCTGGAAACCCTGGTCAGAAATAAAATTCATATCATAATTGTGATCCTTAATAACTCAAGCTTCGAATTAATAAAATTATATCAAAAGCAGGGCAAGCCTGATATTTCAAATCAGAACATATTGAATTTTTCAAAAGTGGACTTTGCTTTAATTGCTGAAGCAAATGGCTGTACCGGAGTGAAAGTAAACTCTATTGAACACCTAAAAAACATACTGGAAAATTATAATGATGATTGCACGTTGGTACTTGATGTGCCTTTTAAGTATTCTGAGCAAGATACATTCAAAGAATCTTTTTGA
- a CDS encoding Dyp-type peroxidase has translation MKTIPSILVLKTVYRNLGIRGFVYNDGTSYLDERRVINSITGPEFSIPGAVLVWPGEFIFGYPKQSSNNYRLPDPFSTEGDPVLKNGSYLIIRRLSQNVRAFYEETARISTELQQLQGFQKFNAEYVRAKMVGRFKNGVPLTKEDTRSTAVFDLFEDNNFLYKEGAQSAKLNIGTIVSGSKSDFMGIKCPMFAHIRKVNPRDLSTDQGSETDTSKFRVLRRGIPFGKPYDFINSDNPVNKEDRGLFFISYQTNIAQQFELLQNRWANTAINPEENKGFDMVIGHNNSAEDHNIWSIFENEQLEGKKVMSINKWVIPTGGDYFFCPSISLVQKIVALIHS, from the coding sequence TTGAAAACGATACCGAGCATTTTGGTTTTAAAGACGGTGTATCGCAACCTAGGCATACGCGGATTTGTTTATAATGATGGCACTTCATATCTCGATGAAAGAAGGGTAATAAACAGCATCACTGGTCCTGAATTCTCTATACCGGGGGCTGTTTTAGTCTGGCCCGGCGAATTCATATTTGGATACCCGAAACAAAGCAGCAATAATTATAGACTCCCGGATCCTTTTTCAACAGAGGGGGACCCTGTTTTGAAAAACGGTTCCTATTTGATTATTCGCCGCTTGTCGCAAAACGTCCGCGCTTTCTATGAGGAAACAGCACGAATTTCAACTGAATTACAGCAATTACAAGGCTTTCAGAAATTCAATGCGGAATATGTGCGCGCAAAAATGGTTGGGCGGTTTAAGAATGGGGTGCCACTTACAAAAGAGGATACCCGAAGTACTGCAGTATTTGATCTTTTCGAAGATAATAATTTTCTGTACAAGGAAGGAGCTCAATCCGCCAAACTTAATATTGGGACCATAGTCTCTGGAAGCAAAAGTGATTTTATGGGGATTAAGTGCCCAATGTTTGCGCATATTAGAAAAGTCAATCCAAGAGACCTTTCCACTGATCAAGGTTCGGAAACAGATACTTCAAAATTTAGGGTGTTGCGGAGAGGTATACCTTTTGGCAAGCCATATGATTTTATTAACTCAGATAATCCAGTGAACAAGGAGGATCGGGGATTGTTTTTCATTTCTTATCAGACTAACATTGCCCAACAATTTGAACTCCTTCAAAACCGATGGGCTAATACGGCTATTAATCCCGAAGAAAACAAAGGATTTGATATGGTTATAGGTCATAATAATTCTGCTGAAGATCATAATATTTGGAGCATATTTGAGAACGAGCAGTTAGAAGGGAAAAAAGTAATGTCCATCAACAAATGGGTTATACCCACTGGAGGCGATTACTTTTTTTGTCCTTCTATATCCCTCGTGCAAAAGATAGTAGCTCTAATTCATTCATGA
- a CDS encoding transcriptional regulator, with the protein MELQLIQKEVASIIGVSTDCITYWGNGRSTPRIQFMPKIVRFLGYYPVQADGDGLGFKVKQYRIKRGLSHKRLGKILGVDASTVGSWEMGKFKPNRKIQRRLEEILSTT; encoded by the coding sequence CTGGAACTCCAGCTAATTCAGAAGGAGGTTGCCAGCATAATTGGAGTTAGTACCGATTGCATAACCTATTGGGGAAATGGGAGATCTACACCTCGAATCCAATTTATGCCCAAAATTGTGAGGTTTCTCGGTTATTACCCAGTCCAAGCCGATGGAGATGGCTTGGGTTTTAAGGTCAAACAATACCGGATAAAAAGAGGACTAAGTCACAAGCGTCTCGGCAAAATCCTTGGAGTTGATGCTTCAACGGTAGGGAGTTGGGAAATGGGGAAATTCAAACCAAATAGAAAAATCCAAAGGAGACTCGAAGAGATTTTGTCAACCACATGA
- a CDS encoding thiamine pyrophosphate-binding protein: protein MTKFSEEVEHANELVPLLEKAFDIIMTEPPGPVHISIPVDLYNKEIIYQKLRNISEFPIPKIIRLYDQFTPDDLQKARDLIAHSNCPLCLIGQEVIRLDIHDDVRSFCEVLNIQTISSANAQGIFPREHDLNLGSASPYMEGILGYPALEEIFKDVDLLICIGYQYADDLLPKMWAYGEEKQSCFYPALK, encoded by the coding sequence GTGACTAAATTCTCAGAAGAAGTCGAACATGCGAATGAGCTGGTGCCATTATTGGAAAAGGCATTTGACATAATAATGACAGAACCCCCGGGACCAGTCCATATTAGTATTCCAGTAGATCTGTATAATAAGGAGATAATATATCAAAAGCTGAGGAACATCAGCGAATTTCCTATACCGAAAATTATCAGGCTTTATGATCAGTTTACACCAGACGATCTTCAAAAAGCCCGGGATTTGATTGCTCATTCCAACTGTCCATTATGTTTAATAGGGCAGGAAGTAATAAGGCTGGATATACATGATGACGTTAGATCATTTTGCGAAGTTTTGAATATTCAGACTATTTCATCAGCGAATGCACAAGGTATATTTCCCCGGGAACATGATTTAAATTTAGGCTCAGCGAGTCCATATATGGAAGGGATTTTAGGTTATCCTGCACTGGAAGAAATCTTTAAGGATGTTGATTTACTTATTTGCATAGGATACCAGTATGCTGATGATTTACTACCCAAAATGTGGGCTTATGGGGAGGAAAAACAATCTTGCTTTTATCCGGCATTGAAATGA
- the speB gene encoding agmatinase codes for MKKWKILGFPYEEGTYWRKGTKWGPSKIREQLSKMREYSVNSDKYMPFDLNSIDEGDILLDPYSKKTSLKKIEDEVDIVLSKGVQLVSLGGDHSITLPILRSYHKKHRDFGIIHLDAHSDTFEPVNGYKYHHGAFIKNAVEEGLVNPQNIYQLGLRGQLRKPGFEFAEKQMINLIKMAEFRKLDFSIVKRLRNKSIPYYLSIDIDVVDPAFAPGTGTPVPGGMTSFEILELMKEVSNFNIIGADIVEVAPVYDTSEITSLLAANILFELLCNL; via the coding sequence ATGAAAAAATGGAAAATCCTTGGCTTTCCTTATGAAGAGGGCACTTATTGGAGAAAGGGAACAAAATGGGGACCTTCAAAGATAAGAGAGCAGCTTTCTAAAATGAGGGAATACAGTGTTAATTCGGATAAATATATGCCCTTCGATTTAAATAGTATTGATGAAGGTGACATACTGTTGGATCCTTATTCAAAAAAAACCAGTTTAAAAAAAATAGAGGACGAAGTTGATATAGTTTTGAGTAAAGGAGTGCAATTAGTAAGTCTTGGGGGTGATCATTCAATCACTTTACCGATACTGCGTTCCTATCATAAAAAACATAGAGATTTCGGAATAATTCATCTTGATGCACACTCCGATACATTCGAACCAGTAAACGGGTACAAATATCACCATGGTGCATTTATCAAAAACGCAGTGGAAGAAGGTTTGGTCAATCCGCAAAATATTTATCAATTGGGTTTGAGGGGGCAGCTCCGGAAACCGGGATTTGAATTCGCAGAAAAGCAAATGATCAACCTTATAAAAATGGCTGAATTCAGGAAACTGGATTTTTCAATCGTGAAGAGATTAAGGAACAAATCCATACCTTACTATCTTTCAATAGATATTGATGTTGTGGATCCCGCTTTTGCACCGGGAACGGGTACACCTGTTCCAGGGGGAATGACGAGTTTTGAAATATTGGAACTAATGAAAGAAGTAAGCAATTTTAATATCATTGGGGCAGATATAGTCGAGGTAGCTCCGGTATATGATACGTCGGAAATAACAAGTCTTTTGGCCGCAAATATTTTATTTGAACTGCTTTGTAATCTATAA
- a CDS encoding ATP-binding protein, whose protein sequence is MAFSPNLRFGKKATHVCPCGYYNHPEKECVCGAGVVQKYLNRISGPLLDRIDLHVEVTPVPFRELSNIKLSEKSDQVRERVIKARVFQEERFAEHKDVHSNAQMTTKMMRQYCLLPPAGDQLIKTAMEKLGLSARAYDRILKVSRTIADLEASEDIRVEHLAEAIQYRSLDKENWAG, encoded by the coding sequence ATGGCTTTTTCACCAAATTTGCGGTTCGGGAAAAAGGCAACGCATGTATGTCCGTGTGGTTATTACAATCACCCGGAAAAAGAATGTGTATGCGGTGCAGGTGTTGTTCAAAAATATCTGAACCGCATTTCAGGTCCGTTACTGGATCGGATTGATCTGCATGTTGAAGTTACTCCCGTTCCGTTTAGGGAATTATCGAATATCAAACTATCAGAAAAAAGTGACCAGGTAAGAGAGCGCGTTATTAAAGCACGCGTGTTCCAGGAAGAACGCTTCGCAGAACATAAAGATGTTCACTCCAATGCACAGATGACCACGAAGATGATGCGGCAGTATTGTTTGCTTCCACCGGCAGGTGATCAACTGATAAAAACTGCCATGGAAAAATTAGGACTGTCTGCTCGTGCTTATGATCGCATTCTCAAAGTATCGCGCACGATTGCTGATTTGGAAGCAAGTGAAGATATTAGAGTAGAACATTTGGCAGAAGCGATACAGTATCGAAGTTTGGATAAGGAGAATTGGGCTGGGTGA
- a CDS encoding 2OG-Fe dioxygenase family protein, giving the protein MISDNILLTKIKDIQGKGYTLIYKRDQTLAGTEFAEFEKFRKEWNNLGPDNYLPNNGKYRQRCFSKFHISTAGQISVLPPTKYFQSTEVNKITGGIEKIIDPIPSTAINNQIFKKLLLSNFTILNRFNNFLRPWEVSVHFFRVLCNKETSALPTPGGLHKDGVDFVTVQLMERKNITGGISRIADNDKNIISQFTLLGPLDRIVIDDKRLMHDASEIFIGDDPSMKDGHRIF; this is encoded by the coding sequence ATGATTTCTGATAATATACTATTGACAAAAATTAAAGACATACAAGGAAAAGGATATACTTTAATTTATAAAAGGGATCAGACTTTAGCTGGCACAGAGTTCGCTGAATTCGAAAAATTCAGAAAAGAATGGAACAACCTTGGTCCCGACAACTACTTACCTAACAATGGCAAATATCGCCAGAGATGTTTTAGTAAATTTCACATTAGCACAGCTGGACAAATTTCAGTTTTGCCCCCAACTAAATACTTTCAATCAACCGAAGTCAATAAAATTACAGGAGGGATTGAAAAAATTATTGATCCGATACCATCCACCGCAATAAATAACCAAATTTTCAAAAAACTATTATTATCGAATTTTACTATTTTAAACAGATTTAATAACTTTTTAAGGCCTTGGGAAGTAAGCGTTCATTTTTTTCGTGTTCTATGCAATAAAGAAACTTCTGCCTTACCTACCCCGGGAGGCTTGCATAAAGATGGGGTGGATTTTGTTACCGTACAATTGATGGAAAGAAAAAATATTACGGGAGGCATAAGCAGGATTGCAGACAACGATAAAAATATTATCAGCCAATTCACTTTATTAGGCCCACTGGATAGAATCGTTATTGACGATAAAAGACTGATGCATGATGCCTCTGAAATCTTTATCGGAGATGATCCTTCGATGAAGGACGGTCATAGGATATTTTAA
- a CDS encoding sugar MFS transporter: MWGFITCLNDILIPHLKTIFDLSYTQVMFVQFTFFTAYAIVSLPSGMLVEKIGYKMGIIAGLLTAAAGTALFYPAAGFRSFEIFLLALFVLASGITLLQVAANPYVAILGKPETASSRLSLSQAFNSLGTTVAPVIGSILILSVAVLGADELAKLSLSDQEAYKLNEASAVQTPYLILTGMLVLIAIIIGFFKLPKIETASQSSGLPIEGNYEHQQKSAWGYRHLVLGAVAIFVYVGGEVSIGSFLVNYFKELLNMPEAEAGTYVAMYWGGAMIGRFFGSITLSGMTDSRKKNIYATGVFVLAFALALYITKEYQNLASFSLAGFNKSMIFLVLVGLNFMAFNLGKQKPGRTLAILAFCAATLVIISMLTNGSFAMWSILSVGLFNSIMFPTIFTLAIDGLGKHTGQGSGILCTAIVGGAIIPVIQGIFADNIGIHHAFILPVLCYMYIAYYGLKGHIPVMAKGA, encoded by the coding sequence GTGTGGGGTTTTATTACCTGCCTGAATGATATCCTGATCCCTCATCTGAAGACCATCTTCGACCTGTCCTACACGCAGGTGATGTTCGTACAGTTCACTTTTTTTACAGCCTATGCAATCGTATCCCTTCCTTCCGGCATGCTGGTGGAAAAGATTGGTTATAAAATGGGAATAATTGCCGGCCTGCTTACAGCGGCGGCTGGAACAGCGTTGTTCTATCCCGCAGCCGGATTTCGTTCATTTGAGATCTTTCTGTTGGCGCTTTTTGTACTGGCTTCCGGCATCACGCTCTTGCAGGTTGCAGCCAACCCTTACGTGGCCATCCTGGGCAAACCTGAAACAGCGTCCAGCAGGTTAAGCCTCTCGCAGGCATTTAACTCGCTGGGAACGACAGTGGCTCCGGTTATTGGCTCCATCCTGATCCTTTCTGTTGCAGTGTTAGGTGCAGATGAACTGGCAAAACTTTCTTTGTCAGACCAGGAAGCATACAAATTGAACGAAGCAAGCGCTGTTCAAACTCCTTATTTGATTTTAACAGGGATGCTGGTGCTGATTGCCATCATCATTGGCTTCTTTAAGTTGCCTAAGATTGAAACGGCTTCCCAGTCATCGGGTTTGCCCATTGAAGGAAATTATGAGCATCAGCAAAAAAGCGCATGGGGTTACCGGCATTTGGTTTTGGGGGCCGTTGCAATTTTTGTTTATGTAGGCGGCGAGGTTTCTATTGGCAGTTTCCTGGTAAACTATTTCAAGGAGCTTTTGAACATGCCGGAAGCGGAAGCAGGAACTTATGTGGCAATGTATTGGGGCGGTGCCATGATCGGAAGATTTTTCGGTTCGATAACGCTCTCAGGGATGACGGATAGCAGAAAGAAAAACATCTATGCGACAGGTGTGTTTGTGCTTGCATTTGCGCTTGCCTTGTACATCACCAAAGAGTATCAAAACCTTGCTTCATTTTCTCTTGCAGGGTTCAATAAGTCGATGATATTCCTTGTGCTGGTAGGTTTGAATTTCATGGCATTTAATTTAGGAAAACAAAAGCCGGGCAGAACGCTTGCTATCCTGGCCTTTTGTGCTGCAACTTTGGTGATCATATCCATGCTTACAAACGGGTCATTCGCCATGTGGAGCATCTTAAGTGTTGGATTATTCAACTCCATCATGTTTCCAACCATTTTTACGCTGGCGATTGATGGATTAGGCAAGCATACAGGGCAAGGTTCCGGAATACTTTGCACAGCCATTGTGGGTGGAGCAATTATCCCAGTGATACAGGGGATTTTTGCGGATAACATCGGCATTCACCATGCATTCATTTTGCCGGTACTCTGTTACATGTACATCGCTTATTATGGACTGAAAGGACACATTCCTGTAATGGCGAAGGGTGCCTGA